The Setaria viridis chromosome 6, Setaria_viridis_v4.0, whole genome shotgun sequence genome contains a region encoding:
- the LOC117861443 gene encoding uncharacterized protein, producing the protein MMRVAVVGGGLSGLAAAHELARSGGARVTVYEKEEHLGGKTMAVDDGAGGRVPADLGCMVFNRMTCPNMMRWFEDLGVEVETSDMSFSASLRLDDKGGGFEWGSHNGISGVLAQKSNLLSPRFWLVIREIIKFKNHALKYLEEDHGRNPDRNETLGQFIQSHRYSQLFQDAYLIPLCSCIWSSPPQGVLGFPALSVLSFFRDNHLLELFGRPHWHTVKGGSVSYVNKVREELESMGCQIKTGCEVSSVSKFNQVYRILEVDGSEEMYDRIIFGLQAPDALKVLGAEATHEELRILGAFQYIYSDVYFHCDESLMPHNFYAWSARNFLGTSSGVCVTYWLNIVQNIESSRPFLVTFNPPRAPNHVFLKWHTSHPIPSLASAKATVELNNIQGKRGIWFCGPYQGYGCHEDSVKAGKVAASELLQRKCNLLVNPKPMVPSWTEAGARLLVLKRFDQYINIGNVSIREEGGTTFSFGRACERCHVKSVIQVHDPQFYWKLVTEADLGLAYAYINGYISFSDNREGLLNFILINFANRGERKRLMRSSASKSSSIRKGWWSPWLRITGIACAKYILRHASRNNSVSKAAKNISKHYDLSNDFFALYLDPSMTYSSGIFKAEDESLEAAQLRKINSLINKAKVESGHHVLDIGSGWGTLAIELVKKTGCKYTGITLSEEQLKYSKRKVKEAGLEDRISFLLCDYRQIPTDQKFDRIISCEMIEHVGHEYMDDFFGSCEYHLAEHGLFVLQFIAVPEELYDKLRKRPEFIKEYIFPGGCLPSLARVVSAMTNASRLCIQHVENIGDHYYPTLMHWRDNFMANRKKVAALGFDEKFMLTWQYYLTYCAAMFRSRTIMDYQIVFSRSGDAKVPSYVAIA; encoded by the exons ATGATGAGGGTAgcggtggtgggcggcggcctgagcggcctggcggcggcgcacgagctggcgaggagcggcggggcTCGTGTGACCGTGTACGAGAAGGAGGAGCATCTCGGCGGCAAGACCATGGCGGTCGACGACGGAGCCGGCGGCCGTGTCCCTGCCGACCTTGGCTGCATGGTCTTCAACCGG ATGACATGCCCAAACATGATGAGATGGTTTGAAGATCttggggtggaggtggagacaTCGGACATGTCATTCTCAGCAAGCCTGCGGTTGGACGACAAAGGTGGAGGCTTCGAGTGGGGTAGCCACAACGGTATATCTGGCGTGCTGGCGCAGAAGAGCAACCTGCTTAGCCCCAGATTCTGGCTGGTGATCCGCGAGATAATCAAGTTCAAGAATCATGCTCTCAA gtACCTGGAGGAGGACCATGGAAGAAACCCTGACCGGAATGAGACTTTGGGGCAATTCATCCAGTCACACAGATATTCGCAGCTCTTCCAGGATGCCTACCTT ATCCCATTGTGTTCATGCATTTGGTCCAGTCCGCCACAGGGAGTATTGGGCTTCCCTGCTCTCTCTGTGCTTTCATTTTTCCGCGACAATCATCTTCTTGAG TTGTTTGGTCGCCCACATTGGCACACCGTCAAGGGTGGTTCAGTGTCCTACGTGAACAAG GTAAGGGAAGAATTGGAGAGCATGGGATGTCAGATTAAAACCGGCTGTGAAGTCAGCTCTGTTTCGAAATTCAACCAAG TTTACCGAATTTTAGAGGTTGACGGTTCAGAGGAGATGTACGACAGGATCATATTTGGTCTTCAAGCTCCTGATGCTCTAAAAGTACTAGGAGCTGAAGCAACACATGAGGAATTGAGGATTCTAGGAGCTTTCCAGTATATCTATAG tgACGTGTACTTCCACTGTGATGAAAGTTTGATGCCGCATAATTTCTACGCATGGAGCGCCAGGAACTTCCTGGGGACAAGCAGTGGTGTGTGTGTTACCTACTGGCTAAACATAGTTCAG AACATTGAATCTTCAAGGCCTTTTCTTGTGACATTTAACCCTCCCCGTGCTCCCAACCATGTATTCCTCAAATGGCATACGAGCCACCCAATTCCGTCCCTGGCTTCGGCAAAGGCTACTGTTGAGCTCAATAACATCCAAGGAAAGAGGGGAATATGGTTCTGTGGCCCATATCAAG GCTACGGATGCCATGAGGACAGTGTTAAG GCTGGGAAAGTAGCAGCTTCAGAATTGCTTCAAAGGAAGTGTAACCTCTTGGTTAACCCAAAACCGATGGTCCCATCATGGACCGAGGCCGGTGCACGCCTTCTGGTGCTAAAACGTTTTGACCAATACATAAACATTGGTAACGTGAG CATACGGGAAGAAGGAGGCACTACGTTTAGTTTTGGTAGAGCATGTGAAAGATGCCATGTAAAATCTGTGATACAAGTTCATGACCCCCAATTCTATTGGAAg CTTGTAACAGAAGCAGACCTTGGTTTGGCATATGCCTACATCAACGGCTACATCTCATTTTCTGATAACAGAGAAGGCCTTCTGAATTTTATACTG ATTAATTTTGCTAATAGAGGTGAACGGAAAAGGTTGATGCGCAGCAGTGCCAGCAAAAG TAGTAGTATAAGGAAGGGCTGGTGGTCACCTTGGCTTCGAATCACTGGAATTGCATGTGCAAAATATATTTTGCGTCATGCCTCAAGGAACAACTCTGTATCAAAAGCTGCTAAAAATATCTCTAAGCACTATGATCTG AGTAATGATTTCTTTGCTCTTTATCTGGATCCATCAATGACTTACTCTTCTGGTATCTTCAAG GCGGAGGACGAGAGCTTAGAAGCAGCCCAGCTACGTAAAATTAACAGTCTAATTAATAAG GCTAAGGTGGAGTCAGGGCATCATGTTCTTGATATTGGTAGTGGTTGGGGCACTTTAGCCATAGAGCTGGTGAAGAAAACTGGTTGCAAGTACACGGGAATCACACTGTCTGAGGAGCAACTGAAATACTCCAAGAGAAAGGTGAAAGAAGCGGGATTAGAG GACCGCATAAGTTTCTTGCTTTGCGATTACCGCCAAATACCAACTGACCAGAAGTTTGACAGGATTATAAGTTG TGAGATGATTGAGCACGTCGGCCATGAGTACATGGATGATTTTTTTGGAAGCTGTGAGTACCATTTGGCAGAACACGGCCTATTTGTCCTCCAG TTTATCGCGGTCCCAGAGGAATTGTACGACAAATTGAGGAAGAGGCCCGAGTTCATAAAGGAATATATCTTCCCAggtggctgcctaccttctctgGCCCGGGTTGTGTCTGCCATGACTAATGCATCAAGGCTCTG CATACAACACGTTGAGAATATTGGGGACCATTACTACCCGACTCTGATGCACTGGAGGGACAACTTCATGGCCAACAGAAA AAAAGTTGCCGCCCTGGGATTTGACGAAAAATTCATGCTTACTTGGCAGTATTATTTAACATATTGTGCGGCTATGTTCAGATCACGCACAATTATGGACTACCAG ATCGTGTTTTCTCGGTCCGGCGATGCCAAGGTGCCAAGCTACGTGGCCATTGCATAA